Genomic window (Dictyoglomus sp. NZ13-RE01):
GTTATTCTGAGAAGGTTAAGGGGATTATAACAATTGATGGTCCTGCAGGATCTGGAAAAACAACTGTTGCAAAACTTTTAGCAAAAACATTAGATTATGATTATTTAGATAGTGGTGCTTTGTATAGAGCTGTAGCCTATATGAAAATTAAAGAAAATCTTAATAGTAATGAGGATTTGATTTCTTATTTGGGGAAGAGTCCTTTTAAGTTTTTTTGGGATGGAGAGGAATTTAAAGTTTTCTATAAAGATAAGGATATCTCTAAGATTATAAGAAGTGATGAGATTGGAAGAGGGGCATCTATTGTTGGTACCATAAAAGATGTAAGGGATATATTAACTAACATGCAGAGAGAATTTTATAAAGAAAATAAGGGACTGGTTATTGAGGGCAGAGATAGTGGAACTTATGTTTTTCCTAATGCAAATCTTAAAATATATCTTACTGCGAATTTAGAAGTTAGGGCAAAAAGAAGAGCGACAGAACTTAATGAAGATTACAAAAAAATATTAGAGTCAATTAAAGAAAGGGATTTAAAAGATAGTACCAGAGCAGTTGCTCCTTTAAAGATTCCAGATGATGCATTTATTATTGATACCTCATATTTATCTCCAAAAGATGTAGTTTTGGAAATCATATCGTTGTATTTAAAGGTGTTATGAGGATTTATTCTTATAAAGAGCTTGATTCTACAATGGATATAGCCCATGAATTGGCAAAGAAAGGGGAAGAGGAAGGAACCATAGTATTGGCGGATGTTCAGAGAAAGGGAAGGGGAAGGAAGGGAAATTATTGGGAATCACCAGAGGGGGGACTTTGGTTTTCAGTAATATTTTATCCGAAACTGAGAAAGGAAGAGATAAAGTTTCTTCCCATTGTTTTTTGTGTTAGTGTTATTCAGGGTTTGGAATTATTTTTAACTAAAAGAATCAATGTTAAGTGGCCAAATGATATTGAATTAGATGGTAAAAAGGTTGGAGGTATTCTCTTAGAAAGTTCTTGGAATGGAGATAAGCTTGAATATGTTATATGTGGGGTTGGAATTAATTTATTTGTTCCTTTGGATTTTTTTAAGGATAGAAATTTAAATGCTACATCACTACTTCCTTATCTCATTGAAAAAGATAAGTTTTTAATATTAAAAGCAATATGGGAAAAGATGCTCTTAAATTATGAAAATTATCCATATAATTGGGATTTAATTTATCAATACTATTTAGAAAAATTTCCTTATGTTGGGAAAATTGCTTTGATAAGGCAAGAAGCAGACTCTAAATTTGTAAAAATACTTAAAGTTTCGAGAGAGGGTGCTTTAATTGTGGAGGAAGAGGGGGAGATTAAAAAATACGAATGGGGTGAAATAAGTGTTAGACATTAAAAGTATAAAGGGCTTTTTAATAGATTTGGATGGCTGTATTTATAGAGGAAATCAGCCTTTACCGTCTTCTAAAGAATTTATTGATTTTCTTCATAAAAGGTCTTATAAAGTGTTATTTTTAACTAATAATTCAACCCAACTCCCATCAGAGTATGTTAAAAAACTGAGGAATATGGATATATTTGCAGAAGAAAAAGAGATTTTAACTTCTGGAGTTGCAACTGCTCTCTACTTGAAAAATTGGAAACAAAAGGGAAAAGCTTATGTTATAGGCGAAAATGCGTTGAAAGAGGCTATTTTAAGTGTGGGATGGGAGATTGATGATAATGATGTGGATGCAGTGGTTGTAGGGTTAGATAGAAATTTTACTTTTGAGAAATTAAAAAAAGCAAATTATTTAATAAGAAAAGGGGCAAGATTTATAGCTACAAATCCTGATAAAACTTTTCCTCAAGAAAATTCTATAGAGCCTGGTGCAGGATCTATAGTATCTGCAGTAAGTTCTGCTTCTCAGAGAAGACCTATTGTAATTGGTAAGCCATCATCTTATATAGGTAAAATAGCTTTGTCAATGCTTGATCTTTTGCCTTCTGAGGTGGCAATAGTTGGAGATAGAATTGATACTGATGTTCTTTTGGCTAAAAGGATTAAGTCTATTTCTTTTTTGGTATTGACTGGAGTTTCTACAAATGAAGATTTGGTGAAGAGCAAGATTAAGCCAGATCTTGTTTTTAATAACCTAACTGAACTTCTAAATCTATTAGAGAATAGTCTTTAAAAAAATTAATACGGTCATCAAAAGAAATATATCTATTGTATTATTTATGAGAAAGATTTTTTTAGTAAGCTTAAGGTAATACAAATCACACAAAATTTTAATGAAGAATACAAAAATTGGTATTGAGATGTTTATGTTTAGCCAAAATAGTA
Coding sequences:
- a CDS encoding biotin--[acetyl-CoA-carboxylase] ligase, which translates into the protein MRIYSYKELDSTMDIAHELAKKGEEEGTIVLADVQRKGRGRKGNYWESPEGGLWFSVIFYPKLRKEEIKFLPIVFCVSVIQGLELFLTKRINVKWPNDIELDGKKVGGILLESSWNGDKLEYVICGVGINLFVPLDFFKDRNLNATSLLPYLIEKDKFLILKAIWEKMLLNYENYPYNWDLIYQYYLEKFPYVGKIALIRQEADSKFVKILKVSREGALIVEEEGEIKKYEWGEISVRH
- a CDS encoding hydrolase, encoding MKSIKGFLIDLDGCIYRGNQPLPSSKEFIDFLHKRSYKVLFLTNNSTQLPSEYVKKLRNMDIFAEEKEILTSGVATALYLKNWKQKGKAYVIGENALKEAILSVGWEIDDNDVDAVVVGLDRNFTFEKLKKANYLIRKGARFIATNPDKTFPQENSIEPGAGSIVSAVSSASQRRPIVIGKPSSYIGKIALSMLDLLPSEVAIVGDRIDTDVLLAKRIKSISFLVLTGVSTNEDLVKSKIKPDLVFNNLTELLNLLENSL